Part of the Myxococcales bacterium genome is shown below.
GTAGCGGCGCCTGCCTCGGCGCAGGAATGTACCGCAACCTCGCGGTCCGTTGCGCCCAAGAACGGCTCCCGGGACCGGGCTCAGGCGGGCGCGCGCAAGCGCCCGAACTCATGGCCCCTCTGCTCATGGTCGGCGTCCTCACCAGAGAAATGTGAAACGGCCCTTCGCGTCACCGATGCCGGCTGCGCTCCAGAGCCGGTAGACGATCTGAAGGCACGTATCGGGATTGACCGCGCCGAAGTCGCGCGAGTCGAGGTGGATGCGCCGGTTGTCGCTGGCGAGAAAGAGCTTCCCCGCCTCGACTTTGCCGCGGAACTCGGCGTCGTGATCGGTGATGCCGCGGATGATGCCTTGCCGCCGGCCGGCAAACTCCTCGAAGTGGCACGCCAGGTCGACCTCGAGGGAGTTCTGCGGGACCGTCAGCGTGAGCGTCGGCGGATCGCACGGGCTGCCGGTCGGCTCGCGCTTGCCGTTGATGCGCATCGTGTCGTCGTGAATGTGCACCTCTTCACCGGGGAGCCCCACGACGCGCCCGAGCACGAAGCGCCCCGGCGCGTCGGGATCGAGGCAGCGCACGAGCTCACCCTGATCGGCCTTGGAGCGGCGCCCTACGAGGAGGACGTCGCCGGCCATCATGTTGGGCTGGATGGACGCGGAGAGCAGCGGATCGTCGGTGGGCACGGTCCACACCTCCACGACGGTCAACATGAGGACCCCGACGAAGGCGGCGAGGATGAGCCCGGCCCAAACGACGAATTTGCCGAAACCTCGCATTCAATTCCCTCCCACGAGGGGAGCCTCATCCGGGTAGTGCTGGCGGGTAGTGCTGACGGGCAGTGCTGACGGGTAGTGTTGACGTCGACCGGGAAGGTTAGCCGTGCTGACGCTCGCCGGCCAAGCCAGCGACCGGTCGCGATGGAACCAAGTGAAGCCGGCGGGAGACAAGGAGCCGATCCAACCCGAACGGAACGGCCTCCGCGGGGCGCCCGAAACGGGGCCATTGCAGCTCCAGCAGATCGACGCCGCTGGCGAGGATCCTGCTTACGTGGGGGCATGCCTCGACTCCTTGCCCCGCAGATGCTGGCCCTCACGGTTTCCGCGCTGCTCGCCGTCACCGGCTGCAGCGGGACCGACGGGATCGTCATTCCCGACGGCGAGCCCGGCAACGCCAGCGCGCAGGTCACCATGGTGCAGAGCCCCTTGCCGGAGGCCCAAGGCGCGACCATCGACGCGGGGGTCGCCGAAGGCCCCGATGCAGGGGCCTGGGTGCCGCCGAGCGCTGATCCGCTCCCGCCCTCACTGCCCACACCGGGCATCGTGCCACCGGCGCCGGCCACGCTCGAAGCGCTCCACGCGGGGTGCGTGGCGCTCGTGAACGGATACCGCGCCAGCGTGGGCCGGCCCGCGCTCATTCGCGCGCAGGGAGCCGAAGCGTGCGCCGACGCGCAGGCGAGCTTCGACGCACACAACGGGACCGCGCACAGCGGCTACCGTCGGTGCGCCGAACAAGCGCAGAACGAGTGCCCCGATTGGCCGGGCGCGAACGTGTCGCAAGCGCTGGCGAGCTGCCTCCAGACGATGTGGAACGGCGGCCCGTCGGGCAGCCACTTTCGCAACATGGCGTCGACGCAGATCTCGTATGTCGCCTGCGGGTTCTACCAGGCGCCCAACGGCCGCTACTGGCTCGTTCAAAACTTCCGTTGAGCGGGCATTGCGCGAGGAAGCCCGCGATGCGCAGCGCGCGCTGAACGCAGCTACGGCGCTTCTTCCCTCGAAGCGGCCACGGCGGCGCGCTGAAAATTGCGAGCCTTGAGCGCGTAAGGCCCGGACGGTCGCTCGCGCAGGTGGTTCTCGAAGCTGTCGGCGGAGGCGAGAAACTTCCGCATCCGGAACTGGGCGACGCCCTTGGCGAAGGCGACCGGGTACGACGGATCGAGGTTTGCGAAGCGCTGAATGCGGTCGAGGCGCCAGTTCTCCGCCGAGAGCCGCTCGCCCGCGGCGATGGCGTCGCATGCGGCGCGGTCTTTGGCGCCCTTGCGCGCGGCGTCGAAGGCTCGAATTTGCGGCTCCGGCGCGTGCGGCAGGCGGAAGTAGAGCCCGTAAAGGACGCGCGTCTCGTCGAGCGTCACGGCGAAGTCGGCACGCTTCTCGACGCCCGCAATGCCGTTCCACGTGGACTTGTAGGCGACCCGCCGCTCTTCCTCCGTCAAGAGCACGTGGCGGCCCCGAATCCAACCGACGGCGCGCATGCGCTCGATGAAGGGACCGCCGAGCGCTTGGAGTTCCGCGGAGATCGCGCCAGTGGTCTCGAAGCGACGCACCTCCGCGAGGAACGCCTCGAGCTGCACTGCGCGTAGAGCGCGCAGCGGCTCTACGCCAGAAGCGAGGAGCGTGGGAAGGAGGCGGTCGAGGGCGCCCCGCGACTCCGAGATGCGCGACGCGTCGGCGCCGTCACTCTCGAGCTTGTTCCAATCGCGGATGAGCGAACCGAACTCGCGGACTTGGGACGGCAAAGGCGCTGACCGGGCCCCCGCGGCAAGGGCCAAGTCGCGCGTGATCTCGCGGCGAAGCGCGACGCCGTCCACCTCGGGCACCGGCACCACGTCAGGCGGCGCAGGGCGCGGCGCCAGAAACGCGGCGAAGGCCACGCACGCGAGCACGGGAACCGCCGCGAGCCAGCGCCCGTGCGCGCCGCGCGCCGCCCCAAGTTCGATGCTCCAGAGCCGCACGGGAGAGTGATATCATACGGCCCCGTGACAGAAGAGCATCGCCGTAGCCCTCGTGTGCCCCTCGACGCCGACGTCCTGCTTGAGCATGGCAACCGCTCGCTCGAAGGGCGATCCAAGGACATCTCGCTCGGTGGCATGTTCGTCCTCTTGAACGAGTCGTTGCCCTTCGGTGCAGCCATCACGGTTCGCTTTCGCCTCCCGTCGGGTGAAGGACCGATGGCCCTTCAAGGCATCGTGCGCTGGGAACGCACCGACGGCGTCGGGGTGCAGTTCGGCCCCGTCGGCGCAAAAGAGACCTTCGCGATCACCGAGTGGGTCCGCACGGCTGGTTAGGCCTCGCGTCTGCCGGACGCTGCCGGCCAGAGCTTGTCGCCTCGGCCGTCCCGCCTCAGTGCTCGGTGACGATGGTCATGCGCCGTGAGCTGGAGGGGCCGAAGCGTCCCTTGAAGACCGCCTCCGACGCGCACGACTGAACGACCGGCGCCAAAGGCGGATCGAAGCGAACGATCTTGGGCGTGCCCGCCGCGTCGGCGTCGACGATGAGCGTGGTTGACACGGTGACGCGCACGGCGCCCTTGACGATGCTTCGCTCGATGCAGCCACGCACGGCGAGCGCCACGTCTTCCGGCGTGAGCGGCGCCGGAGCGGCCACGTGACCTGCGTCGACGCGCGGAGTCGAGGGCGGCGCGGCGGGCGCGGGTGCGGGCGGCTTCTCGGGGGTCTTGGCGGAAACCTCCGGCGGCGCCGTGACGACCTCCGCCTTGATGACGCGAACATCGTCCGGGCGATCGAGGTCGAGATCGACGTGGGCCGGCGCCGTGATGCGCGTGCCCTCGGTCATGCCCGCCAGCGGCACCGGGCCGATGACGATGGTTCCCTCCGTGAGGTCGACGCTCGCCTTTTGTCCGCTGCGAACGACCCGCAAACGAGTTCCGCGAACGGCCACGCGGAGCGGGCCGACGTCGACCACGAAGGCCTCGCCGCTCGACACCGGATCAACTTCGGCGTCGACGGAGCCGGCGAGGAGCGCGAGGGCGAGCGGCATGCGTGCATGTTGCACACTAACCTTGGCGCCCGCCTCGAGTCGCCACGCGACGCCTTTGTTTGGTGACTCGGTCATGGAGTGGAGCGAGGCGCGACTCGTCGTCTCGATGCGATCGCCCACGACGACGCCGCCGGCGCGGGGCCGAACCTGTCCCGTGGCGGAGAGGATGTGGAGCCCCTCACCGGTCGTCACGGTTGCGACGGGCGTCGGCGGTGCCTCCCGGACGGGGGGTGCAGGACGAAAAAAGAGCGTCGCCGCGGCG
Proteins encoded:
- the lepB gene encoding signal peptidase I → MRGFGKFVVWAGLILAAFVGVLMLTVVEVWTVPTDDPLLSASIQPNMMAGDVLLVGRRSKADQGELVRCLDPDAPGRFVLGRVVGLPGEEVHIHDDTMRINGKREPTGSPCDPPTLTLTVPQNSLEVDLACHFEEFAGRRQGIIRGITDHDAEFRGKVEAGKLFLASDNRRIHLDSRDFGAVNPDTCLQIVYRLWSAAGIGDAKGRFTFLW
- a CDS encoding CAP domain-containing protein, which codes for MPRLLAPQMLALTVSALLAVTGCSGTDGIVIPDGEPGNASAQVTMVQSPLPEAQGATIDAGVAEGPDAGAWVPPSADPLPPSLPTPGIVPPAPATLEALHAGCVALVNGYRASVGRPALIRAQGAEACADAQASFDAHNGTAHSGYRRCAEQAQNECPDWPGANVSQALASCLQTMWNGGPSGSHFRNMASTQISYVACGFYQAPNGRYWLVQNFR
- a CDS encoding PilZ domain-containing protein produces the protein MTEEHRRSPRVPLDADVLLEHGNRSLEGRSKDISLGGMFVLLNESLPFGAAITVRFRLPSGEGPMALQGIVRWERTDGVGVQFGPVGAKETFAITEWVRTAG
- a CDS encoding FecR domain-containing protein, with translation MTRKARPDGLPALLREAREHFTPPRRGASGDWSGIDDALEHRVNGPPGSMPVSALAARGRPPVVAVVSGVLLAAAAAATLFFRPAPPVREAPPTPVATVTTGEGLHILSATGQVRPRAGGVVVGDRIETTSRASLHSMTESPNKGVAWRLEAGAKVSVQHARMPLALALLAGSVDAEVDPVSSGEAFVVDVGPLRVAVRGTRLRVVRSGQKASVDLTEGTIVIGPVPLAGMTEGTRITAPAHVDLDLDRPDDVRVIKAEVVTAPPEVSAKTPEKPPAPAPAAPPSTPRVDAGHVAAPAPLTPEDVALAVRGCIERSIVKGAVRVTVSTTLIVDADAAGTPKIVRFDPPLAPVVQSCASEAVFKGRFGPSSSRRMTIVTEH